From Crassaminicella indica, one genomic window encodes:
- the rfbB gene encoding dTDP-glucose 4,6-dehydratase codes for MKTYLVTGGAGFIGSNFIKYMLKKYKDIQIINVDKLTYAGNLENLKEIENNPNYKFIKTDICDEKSIKNIFKENNIDYVVNFAAETHVDRSIQNPNIFIKTNILGTINLLNCAKASWETQNGFLNGKKFLQISTDEVYGSLKSTGSFTEASPLDPHSPYASSKASADLMVKSYYDTYKMPINITRCSNNYGPYQFPEKLIPLMIHNCLSKKSLPIYGDGLNVRDWIYVKDHCTAIELVIEKGKFGHVYNIGGHNERTNIHVVKTIIEYIHKNIDPSVTENLIKYIADRKGHDRRYAIDPTKIQNELGWKAQTNFEIGIHQTIRWYLENKAWLEHVTTGAYHDYYEKIYNIRR; via the coding sequence ATGAAAACTTATTTAGTTACTGGTGGGGCAGGTTTTATTGGTTCCAATTTTATAAAATATATGCTAAAAAAATATAAAGATATTCAAATCATAAATGTAGATAAATTGACTTATGCTGGAAATCTTGAAAATCTAAAGGAAATAGAAAATAATCCTAATTATAAATTTATAAAAACTGATATTTGTGATGAAAAATCAATTAAAAATATTTTCAAAGAAAATAATATCGATTATGTAGTAAACTTTGCCGCCGAAACCCATGTAGATCGAAGTATTCAAAATCCCAATATCTTTATTAAAACAAATATATTAGGAACAATAAATCTCTTAAATTGTGCAAAAGCTTCATGGGAAACACAAAATGGTTTTCTAAATGGAAAAAAATTTTTACAAATCTCTACAGATGAAGTATATGGCTCATTAAAAAGTACTGGATCTTTTACAGAAGCTTCACCCTTAGATCCACATAGTCCTTATGCTTCAAGTAAAGCATCCGCAGACCTAATGGTTAAATCATATTATGATACCTATAAAATGCCTATCAATATTACTAGATGCTCAAATAATTACGGTCCCTATCAATTTCCAGAAAAACTAATCCCGCTTATGATTCATAATTGCTTAAGCAAAAAAAGCTTACCTATTTATGGTGATGGATTAAACGTTAGGGACTGGATTTATGTAAAAGATCATTGTACAGCTATAGAGCTAGTGATTGAAAAAGGAAAATTCGGTCATGTCTATAATATTGGTGGGCATAATGAAAGAACTAATATACATGTAGTAAAAACAATCATTGAATATATCCACAAAAATATTGATCCATCCGTAACAGAAAATCTTATAAAATACATTGCAGACAGAAAAGGTCATGATAGAAGGTATGCAATAGATCCTACAAAAATTCAAAATGAATTAGGTTGGAAGGCTCAAACAAATTTTGAGATAGGCATTCATCAAACTATTAGATGGTATTTAGAAAATAAAGCTTGGCTTGAACATGTTACTACTGGAGCATATCATGATTATTATGAAAAAATATATAATATCAGGAGGTAA
- the rfbC gene encoding dTDP-4-dehydrorhamnose 3,5-epimerase, which produces MNKFQFIHTPIAGLYLIEQKIFNDKRGYFMETYNYKAFKKAGLDMVFVQDNQSKSKKGVLRGLHFQKKHPQGKLVRVIKGEIFDVVVDLRKDSNTYGNWYGCILNDENKRQLYVPESFAHGFLVLSSEVELIYKCSSFYHPEDECGIIWNDPDINIAWPLDAVDTVILSDKDQHWSSFKAYNRRNDYL; this is translated from the coding sequence ATGAATAAGTTTCAATTTATTCACACACCTATAGCAGGATTATACCTTATAGAGCAAAAGATATTTAATGACAAACGAGGATACTTTATGGAAACTTACAATTATAAAGCTTTTAAAAAAGCAGGACTCGATATGGTATTTGTTCAAGACAATCAATCAAAATCGAAAAAAGGTGTTCTCAGAGGACTTCATTTTCAAAAAAAACACCCTCAGGGAAAATTAGTAAGAGTCATAAAGGGAGAAATTTTTGATGTAGTAGTAGATCTAAGAAAAGATTCTAACACTTATGGAAATTGGTATGGATGTATTTTAAACGATGAAAACAAGAGACAGCTTTATGTCCCAGAGAGCTTTGCTCATGGTTTTTTAGTCCTTTCCTCTGAAGTAGAATTGATATATAAATGTAGTTCCTTTTATCATCCTGAGGATGAATGTGGAATTATTTGGAATGATCCAGACATAAACATTGCCTGGCCTTTAGATGCTGTTGATACAGTTATATTATCTGATAAAGATCAGCATTGGTCAAGCTTCAAAGCATACAATAGAAGGAATGACTATCTATGA
- a CDS encoding glycosyltransferase, producing the protein MKTSIILLTFNQLHYTKLCIDSIRKYTDKNTYEIIVVDNHSTDGTVQWLKAQKDIKCIFNEENLGFPKGCNQGIKIAKGNSILLLNNDVVVTPNWLANLNACLYSADDIGAVGAVTNNCSYYQSISVNYKNIEEMIAFSQKNNISSSTKWEKRLKLIGFCMLIKREVIQKIGLLDERFSPGNFEDDDYSFRIIKAGYKLMLCKDVFIHHFGHASFNKNSNEFSNILTINRNFFKEKWGFDPWKDLQIQNALIHLIDHFHFEKINVLEINCGCGATLLYIKNIYKNANLYGIEQNQEALKIACTFADVQCIDIENEKLPYKEKYFDYIIFGNVLEYLYNPLKVLKCIKKYMKNSGKILSSIPNIIHYINIRNLVKGNLIYDEQAPIRFFTLNTINNIFMDADYKIETITGRSTTPSEDDKKFIDSLNHMVEKNMTKQYKFQEYFIKARNNTDENTEFKFLLRRIENNISIEKNTKFLVEMIYNSKLNLNTLMNIIDMNIIKKDKVLNQLAYKLCEKNMYEYAKVLLSRAYEINPQNIKTQKLLKSIEGEQIC; encoded by the coding sequence ATGAAAACAAGTATTATACTGTTAACTTTTAATCAATTGCATTATACTAAGCTTTGTATAGATAGTATTAGGAAATATACAGATAAAAATACCTATGAAATAATTGTAGTAGATAATCATTCTACAGATGGAACAGTCCAATGGTTAAAGGCTCAAAAAGACATAAAATGCATCTTTAATGAAGAAAATTTAGGATTTCCTAAAGGCTGTAATCAAGGAATAAAAATAGCAAAAGGCAATAGCATACTCCTTTTAAATAATGATGTAGTCGTAACACCAAATTGGCTTGCAAATTTAAATGCATGTTTATATAGTGCTGACGATATAGGTGCTGTAGGTGCTGTTACAAATAATTGTTCTTATTATCAAAGCATATCTGTTAACTATAAAAATATAGAAGAAATGATCGCCTTTTCACAAAAAAATAACATTTCTAGCAGTACAAAATGGGAAAAACGATTAAAATTGATAGGATTTTGTATGCTTATTAAAAGAGAAGTGATTCAAAAAATAGGTCTATTAGATGAAAGATTCTCACCGGGAAATTTTGAAGATGATGATTACTCCTTTAGAATCATAAAAGCAGGATATAAATTGATGCTTTGCAAGGATGTATTTATCCATCATTTTGGTCATGCTTCTTTTAATAAAAATAGTAATGAATTTAGTAATATCCTTACTATTAATAGAAATTTTTTCAAAGAAAAGTGGGGCTTTGATCCGTGGAAGGATTTACAGATTCAAAATGCTTTAATTCATTTGATTGATCATTTTCATTTTGAAAAAATCAATGTATTAGAAATAAATTGTGGCTGCGGTGCTACTTTGCTTTATATTAAAAATATTTATAAAAACGCTAATTTATATGGAATAGAGCAAAATCAAGAAGCTTTAAAAATTGCTTGTACTTTTGCTGATGTTCAATGTATAGATATAGAAAATGAAAAGCTCCCATATAAAGAAAAGTATTTTGATTATATTATATTTGGAAATGTACTCGAATATTTGTATAATCCGTTAAAGGTATTAAAATGTATAAAAAAATATATGAAAAATAGCGGAAAAATTTTATCAAGCATTCCTAATATCATACATTATATCAATATTAGAAATTTAGTAAAAGGAAATTTGATATATGATGAACAAGCACCTATTCGATTTTTTACATTAAATACAATCAATAATATTTTCATGGATGCAGATTATAAAATCGAAACAATAACTGGAAGATCTACAACCCCCAGCGAGGACGATAAAAAATTTATTGATTCATTAAATCATATGGTAGAAAAAAATATGACAAAGCAATATAAATTTCAAGAATATTTTATAAAAGCAAGGAATAATACAGATGAAAATACAGAATTTAAATTCTTATTGAGAAGAATTGAAAATAATATATCTATTGAAAAAAATACGAAATTTTTAGTAGAAATGATTTATAATTCTAAATTGAATTTAAATACGCTTATGAATATCATCGACATGAATATCATAAAAAAAGATAAAGTACTCAATCAATTAGCATATAAATTATGTGAAAAAAATATGTATGAGTATGCAAAAGTCTTATTATCTAGAGCATATGAAATAAATCCTCAAAATATCAAAACACAAAAACTTTTAAAAAGCATAGAAGGTGAACAGATATGTTAG
- a CDS encoding glycosyltransferase: MLDPKKICFITCVNDEKMYEEALLYIKNLQIPENYTIETLCIKNAKSITKGYNQGMKFSNAKYKVYIHQDVFIINKKFISDFINIFEQDKNIGMLGVAGSKTIPSSGIWWEAQQTYGKVYDSHTGRLELLQFNTVANKYESVKAIDGLIMITQYDIPWREDLLDGWHFYDASQSIEFIKAGYKVAIPKQSKPWCIHDCGIVNVNNGYEKYRKIFLDEYAKELFPSYKNKKSKYNEFYNLGRKLIEKSSSIMNDFISHAKISALSKDFENAMLWAMHAGKFATFHHCGIFASKELENILIECAKNITPTKINIDFKIPEKKSSKKKILHVFSEAYNIGGHTRFIKRWIQADSKENEHAVIITLNHKTTPNWLIDSVKISDGFYCCLDQFSSSLFEKANLLRHIAYNWADIVILNTHPFDPIPTAAFGIAGGPPVIFLNHADHTFSLGLGAVDLVADIRPAGQIITLGKKGIMKSLLLPIPIEKNILPLSKAEARKKLNIPKDAIVLLSIASEYKYTPCLGYDFLEIVKDIVTHNENVMLLVVGPKDHGRWHQAKLDTNKAILSFGIQSDLNLFYACADIYLDSFSIGSLTSTLEAGFYGLPIVGFKNPHRPILTNYDISLDKADTHVKNIELYKKKIQNLIDNKALRKKRGDFISKIIYNDHYAHWHKYLNTLYSALPNSHEVFGLKDELFQLDELDFFWAYFQNIIYK, translated from the coding sequence ATGTTAGACCCTAAAAAAATATGTTTTATCACCTGTGTAAATGATGAAAAAATGTATGAAGAAGCATTATTATATATTAAAAATCTTCAAATCCCAGAAAATTATACAATAGAAACTTTATGTATAAAAAATGCTAAAAGCATAACAAAAGGCTATAATCAAGGGATGAAATTTTCAAACGCTAAATATAAAGTTTATATACATCAAGATGTATTTATTATAAATAAAAAATTTATAAGTGATTTTATAAATATTTTTGAGCAAGACAAAAATATAGGAATGCTTGGCGTAGCAGGTTCAAAAACTATACCATCAAGTGGAATATGGTGGGAAGCTCAACAGACATACGGAAAAGTTTATGATAGCCACACAGGAAGATTAGAACTTTTACAATTTAACACAGTAGCAAATAAATATGAAAGTGTAAAAGCTATTGATGGTCTGATTATGATTACTCAATATGATATTCCCTGGCGTGAAGACTTATTAGATGGATGGCATTTTTATGATGCTTCCCAAAGTATTGAATTTATAAAAGCTGGTTATAAAGTAGCAATTCCAAAGCAATCAAAGCCGTGGTGTATCCATGATTGTGGAATTGTCAATGTTAATAACGGATACGAGAAATATAGAAAAATATTTTTAGATGAATATGCTAAAGAATTATTTCCTTCTTATAAAAATAAAAAATCTAAATATAATGAATTTTATAATCTAGGACGTAAACTAATAGAAAAATCTAGCAGTATCATGAATGACTTCATATCTCATGCCAAAATATCCGCTTTATCAAAAGACTTTGAGAATGCAATGCTATGGGCTATGCATGCAGGAAAATTCGCAACTTTTCATCACTGTGGTATATTCGCTTCAAAGGAATTAGAAAATATTTTAATTGAATGTGCTAAAAATATAACACCAACTAAAATAAATATCGATTTTAAAATTCCTGAAAAAAAATCTTCAAAAAAGAAAATTTTACATGTCTTTAGCGAAGCCTACAACATTGGTGGGCATACTCGATTTATCAAACGATGGATTCAGGCTGATTCTAAAGAAAATGAACATGCAGTCATTATAACGCTCAATCATAAAACTACACCTAACTGGTTAATCGATTCAGTAAAAATTTCAGACGGCTTTTATTGTTGTCTTGATCAATTTTCTTCTAGTTTATTTGAAAAAGCAAATTTGTTACGACATATTGCTTACAATTGGGCTGATATTGTCATATTAAATACACATCCCTTCGATCCTATACCAACAGCTGCTTTTGGTATAGCTGGGGGTCCTCCTGTTATATTTTTAAACCATGCTGATCATACTTTTTCATTAGGACTTGGTGCAGTTGATCTGGTAGCAGATATTCGCCCTGCTGGGCAAATAATTACTTTGGGTAAAAAAGGGATAATGAAATCTCTTTTACTTCCAATCCCTATTGAAAAAAATATACTTCCATTGTCAAAAGCTGAAGCTAGAAAAAAATTGAATATTCCTAAAGATGCAATAGTCCTTCTTAGTATAGCCTCTGAATATAAGTATACCCCTTGTTTAGGATATGACTTTTTAGAAATTGTCAAGGATATTGTTACCCATAATGAAAATGTCATGCTCCTTGTTGTAGGCCCTAAAGATCATGGAAGATGGCACCAAGCTAAACTAGATACCAATAAAGCTATATTATCCTTTGGCATACAATCTGATCTAAATTTATTTTATGCTTGTGCAGATATATATTTGGATTCCTTTAGCATCGGTTCTCTAACCTCTACACTAGAAGCAGGCTTTTATGGATTGCCTATTGTTGGTTTTAAAAACCCTCATCGTCCCATATTAACAAACTACGACATATCCCTTGACAAAGCGGATACCCATGTCAAAAATATAGAATTATACAAGAAAAAAATTCAAAATCTTATTGATAATAAAGCATTACGCAAAAAAAGAGGAGATTTTATATCAAAAATAATTTATAATGATCACTACGCTCATTGGCATAAATACCTAAATACATTATATTCAGCTTTACCAAACAGCCATGAAGTTTTTGGTCTAAAGGATGAATTATTTCAATTAGATGAATTAGACTTTTTTTGGGCATATTTTCAAAATATAATTTATAAATAA
- the pheT gene encoding phenylalanine--tRNA ligase subunit beta: protein MFVPVEWLKQYVDIENIDIKDLRDGLVMSGSNVETVEYLGERINKIVVGKILEIKKHPNAEKLVVTQVDVGDEVIQIVTGATNVEEGQYIPVILNGGRLPDGTKIKRGKLRGVISNGMMCSGEELGIEDKALPMHQAKDGIYILDEDYPLGMDIKDVLGFDDHIIEFEITPNRPDCLSMLGMAREASATFNVPLKELKINIKEEVDNIENYASVEVLDSELCNRYVARVIKDVKIKPSPQWMQNRLMKAGIRPINNIVDITNYVMLELGQPLHAFDLDTLAGKKIIVKRAKEGESFVTLDGAERKLDNSILMIADSEKSVALAGIMGGLNSEVTDNTKTILLESANFSANAVRSISKKLGLRTEASARFEKGIDPNTAIIAANRVCELVEELKIGKVVKGVIDIYPNRLEEKVIEIRPKRMNDLLGTDLSNEEMIDILERLGMKVETKQEKFSVTVPSFRLDITQEIDFVEEIARIYGFNNLGMTLPKGNTQGAKTNGQIIEALAKNTLNAVGLNEIQTYSFISPKTFDLLCIPEESFMRRVVKLINPLGEETSVMRTTLMGNMLEVLSRNYNRNVEKAQAFELGNTFIPKSIPVETLPIEKKVLTLGMYGKEVDFYSLKGVIERLFERLGIKDFEYIPEKNHKTFHPGRCANIIYGNHILGVMGEIHPDVMENYDMDIRVYVSEIDFNIIYQIASLDRLYQELPKYPAVTRDMAIVVKDDIYVKQIEAIVKENGGKILESIKLFDVYKGKQIEEGYKSVAYSLTYRAKDRTLTDEEVTKVHEKIVKELEEKLGATLR from the coding sequence ATGTTTGTACCAGTAGAATGGTTAAAGCAATATGTAGATATTGAAAATATAGATATTAAAGACTTAAGAGATGGACTTGTTATGTCTGGTTCTAATGTGGAAACAGTGGAATATTTAGGAGAAAGAATAAACAAAATCGTTGTAGGAAAAATTTTAGAAATCAAAAAACATCCAAATGCTGAAAAATTAGTAGTAACACAGGTAGATGTGGGAGATGAAGTTATTCAAATTGTTACGGGAGCAACTAATGTAGAGGAAGGTCAATATATTCCAGTTATATTAAATGGAGGAAGACTTCCAGATGGTACGAAAATAAAAAGAGGGAAGCTTCGAGGTGTGATATCTAATGGCATGATGTGTTCAGGAGAAGAATTAGGCATTGAAGATAAAGCATTACCAATGCATCAAGCAAAGGATGGCATTTATATATTAGATGAAGATTACCCATTAGGAATGGATATAAAAGATGTATTAGGATTTGATGATCATATTATAGAATTTGAGATCACACCAAATCGACCAGATTGTCTGAGCATGTTGGGAATGGCAAGAGAAGCGTCAGCAACTTTTAATGTTCCTTTAAAAGAGCTAAAAATCAATATAAAGGAAGAAGTAGATAATATAGAAAATTATGCGTCTGTTGAGGTGTTAGATAGTGAGCTTTGCAACCGATATGTAGCAAGAGTGATCAAGGATGTAAAAATAAAGCCATCACCACAGTGGATGCAAAATAGATTGATGAAAGCAGGGATAAGACCAATCAATAATATAGTAGATATCACAAATTATGTTATGCTAGAATTAGGTCAGCCTCTTCATGCTTTTGATTTAGATACTTTAGCTGGAAAAAAAATAATAGTAAAAAGAGCAAAAGAAGGAGAAAGCTTTGTAACCTTAGATGGAGCAGAAAGAAAATTAGATAACAGTATTTTGATGATTGCAGATAGTGAAAAATCTGTAGCATTAGCAGGGATTATGGGAGGACTTAATTCAGAAGTAACTGATAATACTAAAACAATTCTTCTTGAATCTGCAAATTTTAGTGCTAATGCTGTAAGAAGTATTTCTAAAAAATTAGGATTGAGAACAGAGGCATCTGCAAGATTTGAAAAAGGGATCGATCCAAATACTGCAATTATTGCTGCAAATAGAGTATGTGAATTAGTGGAAGAATTAAAGATTGGTAAAGTAGTAAAAGGCGTTATTGATATTTATCCAAATAGATTAGAAGAAAAAGTAATAGAGATTAGACCAAAGAGAATGAATGATTTATTAGGTACAGATTTATCTAATGAAGAAATGATTGATATATTAGAAAGATTAGGAATGAAAGTCGAGACAAAGCAAGAAAAATTTTCAGTTACAGTACCAAGCTTTAGATTGGATATTACCCAGGAAATAGATTTTGTAGAAGAAATAGCAAGAATTTATGGTTTTAATAATTTGGGCATGACTCTTCCAAAAGGGAATACACAAGGAGCTAAGACAAATGGTCAAATAATTGAAGCATTAGCTAAAAATACTTTAAATGCAGTAGGATTAAATGAGATTCAAACTTATTCATTTATAAGTCCTAAAACGTTTGATTTATTATGTATCCCAGAGGAAAGCTTCATGAGAAGAGTTGTAAAATTAATCAATCCTCTTGGAGAAGAAACTAGTGTTATGAGAACTACTTTAATGGGGAATATGCTAGAGGTGCTATCTCGTAACTACAACCGCAATGTAGAAAAAGCTCAGGCGTTTGAATTAGGAAATACCTTTATTCCAAAGAGTATTCCTGTTGAAACACTACCAATAGAGAAAAAAGTATTAACATTAGGTATGTATGGGAAAGAAGTAGATTTTTATAGTCTAAAAGGTGTTATAGAAAGACTATTTGAAAGACTTGGAATAAAAGATTTTGAATATATTCCAGAGAAAAATCATAAAACATTCCATCCAGGAAGATGTGCAAATATTATTTATGGCAATCATATATTAGGGGTTATGGGTGAAATCCATCCAGATGTAATGGAAAATTACGATATGGATATAAGAGTATATGTATCAGAAATAGATTTTAATATTATTTATCAAATTGCAAGCTTAGATAGATTATATCAAGAGCTTCCGAAGTATCCTGCTGTTACAAGGGATATGGCTATAGTTGTAAAAGATGATATCTATGTAAAACAAATAGAAGCTATTGTAAAAGAAAATGGTGGAAAAATATTAGAAAGCATAAAATTATTTGATGTGTATAAAGGAAAGCAGATTGAAGAAGGCTATAAGAGTGTAGCTTATTCCTTAACTTATAGAGCTAAGGATAGAACGCTTACAGATGAAGAAGTAACAAAGGTGCATGAAAAAATTGTAAAAGAGTTAGAAGAAAAATTAGGTGCAACTTTAAGGTAA
- the pheS gene encoding phenylalanine--tRNA ligase subunit alpha has translation MKEQLKNIQSVAEGAIKEAQSMQELEQIRIKYLGKKGELTVLLRGMKDLSHEERPVVGKIANEIRAAIEGALDEAKNEIKQKEKNLRLMNETIDVTMPGKAKNLGHKHPLTMVLDEIKDIFIGMGFKIAEGPEIDTVYHNFDALNAPKNHPSRDLTDTFYITDDILLRTQTSTVQIRTMKKARPPIKIISPGRCFRSDELDATHSPMFHQIEGLVVDKGITMADLKGTLDLFAKQLFGIGTKTKFRPHHFPFTEPSAEVDVTCFKCNGKGCRVCKGSGWIEILGCGMVHPNVLKECGIDPEEYSGFAFGMGLDRITMLKYGIEDIRLFFENDMRFIEQF, from the coding sequence ATGAAAGAGCAACTAAAAAATATACAAAGTGTTGCAGAAGGTGCTATAAAAGAGGCACAGTCAATGCAGGAATTAGAACAAATTAGAATAAAATATTTAGGAAAAAAAGGAGAACTTACAGTATTATTAAGAGGAATGAAGGATTTATCTCATGAAGAAAGACCTGTAGTTGGCAAGATTGCTAATGAAATTAGAGCTGCTATTGAAGGGGCTCTTGATGAAGCTAAAAATGAAATAAAACAAAAAGAGAAAAATTTAAGACTAATGAATGAAACTATTGATGTAACAATGCCGGGTAAAGCAAAAAACTTAGGGCACAAACATCCTCTTACAATGGTTTTAGATGAGATAAAAGATATATTTATTGGTATGGGATTTAAAATTGCAGAAGGACCTGAGATAGATACAGTGTACCATAATTTTGATGCACTAAATGCACCAAAGAACCATCCATCTAGAGACCTGACAGATACCTTTTATATTACAGATGATATTTTACTTAGAACACAAACATCAACAGTACAAATAAGAACAATGAAAAAAGCTAGGCCTCCTATTAAGATTATTTCTCCAGGAAGATGCTTCAGATCTGATGAATTAGATGCTACCCATTCGCCAATGTTTCATCAAATAGAAGGCTTGGTAGTAGATAAGGGAATTACTATGGCAGATTTAAAAGGAACACTAGATTTGTTTGCAAAGCAGTTGTTTGGAATTGGGACAAAGACAAAATTTAGACCTCACCACTTCCCATTTACAGAACCAAGTGCAGAAGTAGATGTTACTTGTTTTAAATGTAATGGAAAAGGATGTCGCGTATGTAAAGGAAGTGGATGGATAGAAATTTTAGGTTGTGGTATGGTTCATCCAAATGTCTTAAAGGAATGCGGCATTGATCCAGAAGAGTATAGTGGATTTGCATTTGGAATGGGACTTGATCGAATCACAATGCTAAAATATGGGATTGAAGACATAAGATTATTTTTTGAAAATGATATGCGTTTCATAGAGCAGTTCTAA
- the rlmB gene encoding 23S rRNA (guanosine(2251)-2'-O)-methyltransferase RlmB: protein MILKIYSSDNGAIKHVKELKKRKYRQKYSEYIVEGIRIIKDALENNQEIKYILFSESLYNVSGGQELFNILIKRNIKIYEIPKKIYTELSDTKSPQGIMAILSIKQYDLDEVLCASNNLFVVLDRIQDPGNLGTIIRTADAAGFAGVILTKGCVDLYNLKTIRATMGSIFHFPIIHGEETIKVIKHLKLKNIKIVSTSLKTDKYYDEVDYNERTALIIGNEANGVLEEVLENSDELVKIPMLGKAESLNASIAASIIMYEAVRQKRNQKISKMT from the coding sequence TTGATCTTAAAGATTTATTCTAGTGACAATGGAGCTATTAAACATGTAAAAGAATTAAAAAAAAGGAAATATAGACAAAAATATAGTGAATACATAGTTGAAGGTATAAGGATTATAAAAGATGCCTTAGAAAATAATCAAGAAATTAAGTATATATTATTTTCAGAATCATTATATAATGTATCTGGAGGACAAGAATTATTTAATATTTTGATAAAAAGGAATATTAAAATATATGAAATTCCAAAAAAAATTTATACTGAGCTTTCCGATACTAAAAGTCCACAAGGTATTATGGCGATCCTTTCAATAAAGCAATATGATTTAGATGAGGTATTATGTGCTTCAAATAATTTATTTGTAGTGCTTGACCGCATACAAGATCCAGGAAATTTGGGAACAATTATAAGAACAGCAGATGCTGCGGGCTTTGCTGGTGTTATATTGACAAAGGGATGTGTCGACTTATATAATCTAAAAACAATAAGAGCAACAATGGGTTCTATATTTCATTTTCCTATTATTCATGGAGAAGAAACAATAAAAGTTATCAAGCATTTAAAATTAAAAAATATTAAAATTGTTAGTACAAGTTTAAAAACAGATAAATATTATGATGAAGTTGATTATAATGAAAGAACAGCATTGATAATAGGAAATGAAGCTAATGGTGTACTGGAAGAAGTGCTAGAAAATTCAGATGAATTAGTTAAAATACCAATGCTTGGGAAGGCTGAATCTTTGAATGCTTCTATTGCAGCATCTATTATAATGTATGAAGCTGTAAGGCAAAAAAGGAATCAGAAAATTTCAAAAATGACATAA
- a CDS encoding potassium channel family protein, with protein MKQFVVIGCGRFGSSVAKTLYGLGFDVLAIDANEDVIQGIADSVTHAVQADATEEASIKSLGMSNFDVAVITIGSNIQASIMATLIVKELGVKHVVAKAQNEQHAKVLYKIGADRIVFPERDMGVRVAHNLVSSNFLDIIELAPDYSIVEISALKEWEGQNLRDLNMRAKYGINVMAIKHGVEINISPRATDIVKKDDVLVVIGHNDDLQKIEKKV; from the coding sequence ATGAAACAATTTGTAGTAATAGGCTGTGGAAGGTTTGGTTCAAGTGTAGCTAAAACCCTTTATGGATTAGGGTTTGATGTATTAGCAATTGATGCTAATGAAGATGTCATACAAGGAATAGCTGATTCTGTTACCCATGCAGTACAAGCAGATGCAACAGAGGAGGCATCTATTAAATCTCTTGGAATGAGCAACTTTGATGTTGCAGTGATAACGATAGGCTCTAATATACAAGCTTCTATTATGGCTACCCTAATTGTAAAAGAGCTGGGAGTAAAGCATGTAGTAGCTAAGGCACAAAATGAGCAGCATGCAAAGGTACTTTATAAAATAGGAGCAGATAGGATTGTGTTCCCTGAAAGAGATATGGGTGTTAGAGTTGCACATAATCTTGTATCTTCTAATTTCTTAGATATTATAGAACTTGCTCCTGATTATAGTATTGTAGAGATATCTGCTCTTAAAGAATGGGAAGGACAAAATTTAAGAGATTTAAATATGAGAGCAAAATATGGTATCAATGTGATGGCTATTAAGCATGGTGTAGAAATTAATATATCTCCGAGGGCAACGGATATTGTTAAGAAAGACGATGTATTAGTAGTTATTGGGCATAATGATGATTTACAAAAGATAGAAAAGAAGGTATAA